A genomic stretch from Helianthus annuus cultivar XRQ/B chromosome 1, HanXRQr2.0-SUNRISE, whole genome shotgun sequence includes:
- the LOC110887576 gene encoding uncharacterized protein LOC110887576 produces the protein MLYTDGASNEDGAGAGLRLVSPENHEFTYAIKLDFKNTNNEAEYEEFLAGLRLAIKMGAKSLRAHVDSLLIASQVNGIYDAKGEVMALYLEQAKELLQQFKSHKVIHINRSENKPADALSKLASTSFQHLAKDVRIEVLKNPSVLLRQVNAVEMGQPSWMTPIIQYLQEGALPENKAEARKIQNKALHYEMNGGILYRKSFLGPLLRCVDSQDANYLIREIHEGICGIHSGPRMVVAKIMSAGYYWPGKHVDALKEIRKCDSCQRHYPKTLRPKNDLIPVSTAWPFQQWGIDMVGPFPDAPGAVKFIIVVVDYFTKFGLPLKIVTDNGTNFASEDLQKWMKEMKIEHTFTSVAHPQGNGQVESVNKCIVEGIKARLGTRRRGWVDELPSILWAHRTMPKTSTGETPFSLVYGSEAVIPAEIGLPSPRMTAVNTIDNEAERRLDLDFNAIIATEKTETIHIM, from the exons atgctttacactgacggggcatcaaatgaagaCGGCGCGGGAGCAGGATTGCGCCTAGTAAGCCCAGAGAATCACGAATTTACTTACGCCATAAAGTTggacttcaaaaacaccaacaacgaggcggAGTACGAAGAATTtttggcaggcttacgcctcgccatcaaaatgggagcCAAAAGTTTACGAGCGCATGTCGACTCGCTCCTGATAGCCAGCCAAGTCAATGGCATATACGATGCGAAGGGAGAAGTCATGGCTTTGTATCTGGAGCAAGCAAAAGAATTGCTCCAACAATTCAAATCTCACAAGGTTATACACATCAATCGCTCCGAAAACAAAccagctgatgccttgagcaagcTTGCTTCGACTTCTTTCCaacatcttgccaaagatgtaaGGATAGAAGTACTCAAGAATCCATCAGTATTATTGCGACAAGTGAACGCGGTCGAAATGGGGCAACCATCATGGATGACCCCAATAATCCAGTACTTGCAAGAAGGGGCACTCCCTGAAAACAAAGCGGAAGCAAGGAAGATTCAAAACAAGGCCCTACACTATGAAATGAATGGCGGTATTttgtaccgaaaatccttcttgggaccactactgcgctgtgtggacTCTCAAGATGCGAACTACTTGATAAGAGAGATCCACGAAGGGATCTGCGGCATTCATTCCGGACCAcggatggttgtcgcgaagatcatgagcgcAGGCTACTACTGGCCAGGGAAGCATGTCGACGCACTCAAGGAGATCCGCAAATGTGACTCTTGTCAGAGACATTATCCAAAAACACTGCGCCCCAAGAACGACCTTATCCCTGTATCCACTGCATGGCCCTTCCAGCAGTGGGGAATTGACATGGTTGGACCCTTCCCTGATGCTCCCGGCGCCGTAAAATTCATCATAGTGGTCGTTGATTATTTCACaaa atttggcctcccgctcaagatTGTAACCGATAATGGCACAAACTTTGCGTCGGAAGATCTCCAGAagtggatgaaggagatgaaaaTTGAACACACTTTCACATCTGTTGCGCACCCccaaggcaacggacaagtggaaagcGTGAACAAATGCATTGTCGAGGGAATAAAGGCCAGACTGGGCACAAGGCGACGAGGCTGGGTTGATGAGCTCCcgagcatcttatgggctcatcgaaccatgccaaAAACGAGTACCGGCGAGACCCCTTTTAGCTTAGTatatggctcagaagcggttaTCCCGGCGGAGATTGGCCTACCCTCACCACGCATGACAGCGGTCAACACGATCGACAATGAAGCGGAGAGACGCCTTGACTTGGACTt CAATGCAATAATTGCAACGGAAAAAACAGAAACGATTCATATAATGTAA